In Calypte anna isolate BGI_N300 chromosome 5, bCalAnn1_v1.p, whole genome shotgun sequence, the sequence GCTCACCTGAGAGGAAGCTGGACGGGCTATTTACACAGTTAAAAACTATAGATTTGCTAAGCATATATTGCCAATGGTATTGAAAAAAAGTTTGTTGGAAAATTTACTCAGATATCTGAAATAGGTGTGGTTCTCCttcttgtggaaaaaatacagatattcaGGAGATGAGCAATTAAACACATTTATAGAAATAGCAGCTGTTAAAAACAtgtaaattaatgaaaaattttcctcaaACCATAAATTCTCAGTAGAAAATCATAGGCTTGAGACTATTAAGAAATGTGGTTATGAGATGTAGTTGTCTAATCCAGTGTTCTCCTAATACTCTTTGACCTCCTATATTTTTTCAATAGTTTGAATTAGTCTCCACAAGTTACCTGCTATACAGCTCCTTTGGCAGTAAGGGGTGGAGATGAATTTATACCTTGTCTCTTGTCTGTACCACATCACAGGCTTTAAGTGTGGGTCCAGGAGGGAGGAACATGCATTAGGAATCAGGAGACTTGGCTTCTGTCTTTGTTACAAACCTGCTGTGCACCCAATTCAAGTCACTGCAGCTCCTATACCCATCATCTAAACTGATGTCTGGCCTGCCTGTCTGTACTATGATCTCATCAGAACAAGGGCTGCCTTGTCctgtgtcttttaaaaatatgtaataactttttattttgtgtggcCCTATTGGAAATAGGGCTTGGAAATTCTGTAGGGAAATATGTTAGAGGGAGGGGGCAACAGCAGAGACTTTAATAATGAAACCATGTTCTGTAAAGGTAAACTATTCCTTTAGGCATACTTGAGCTATTGGAGAGTTGATAATTGTGGAGGTGGTTATGAAGGTGAAATGCAGAACAGAGTGTTAGTACAGGTCCAATTAATATTGTCAAAACATGGTAATTGTGTTTATTAACTAGATTAAGTGATCTACATGTGAATCACTTCAGTGACACATGACCAGAAACTTCACAACTGAAATTTAAATGTGGCTCAGTTGGCTTGTTTTACACAAACTAGTTTGCAAAACATATTTAGAAATACTATTGCACATGCTTTGCAAGCTGGTTTGTGTAAACTGGAGTAATAGTTTTGGATTTGCTTTTACCTTAAGCTTGCCTATTAAATTTAGCTAAATACCCTGCTTACTTTGTGCCACCGTTTTTTTTGGCAAATCACGAAGGGAAACACCTAAAGCAACATGACAGCATCCTGGACCATAAAACAGCAGCTAAGGCTTAGTGTATTACGACAGGAGTGTAAGGTGAAACTGTGATGAACAACGTTTCCTCTAGAGAAACAGTCCTCTGAATTTACCAAGTGTGAGTtaaaactgaaagtaaaaagCAACTTGAGTGACATTTCATCCTTACATTCTTAGCATACTGGCCTATTGCAAATTCTTCAGTCACTGGCCTTTGTAGCTGACTTAAAACCTCAGGAAAATCGCAGGATTTTCAGTGATTGCTTCTTCTTCCTGTTCACCTGGCTACAGCGTTGAGATGCTGCAAAGATACCATGGCCTGGACTCCTGTCCCTCCCAAGGTGCTGTTGGGTGGTTGTAATGAAACAGCTTGAAGCTGCAAGATGCATAGTGGTTATCAGAGACTTGGTGTTCTCCCTTGCTGCAATGCAGAAGTTGATTCATGCTGTGCTATGCTTTTCTATTGTCAAAGCTTCTTGCTGGTTTGTGTCCTTTCAGCTCAGTTTGTGTTCCCTTCAGGTGTCTTCTCCCTGCTTCCTGTTTCTTGGGCTCAGTTCCATTCTCTTCTGACACTGTCATTCTCTGGTCTCTCATTCTGGTTCAACCCCAGGTCATTCAGGCAGTGCAGAGGCAGGAAAggccagaaaagaaagaagcaagtTCCATGCTTGTTACTTCCCTGACTGGTTTATAAATCTCACCAGTCATAATGGTGTTTTCTTGCCTAACTAGCCCTGACAGGTACTAAGTGGGggatactatttttaaaaaaccacacCCTGAAGTTaataaatgtgtaaaaaaataattagaaataacCATGTACTCAAGCTATTCTATTTCATACTGGAATCACCTGCTGAAGATCATTAGTTGGCCCTTTCAGGACTTAGAGTAAGTAATTTGGAATATCCTGGCTTTAAATCTGCTCTCTGTTTATTATGAGTGACATTTCTCATCAGCTCCCTTCTGTAGGTTACACACAGCCATGTGACCCTTCTGTGTGTTACCAGCACAGGATACCTGGAGCTGTGTGCTGAATCTTTCTTTGAAGGATGGCAAATTTGAGTACCTGACCCTCTATTGCCTGCtcagggtaatttttttttgagatcaAGCAGGGAAAGTAtagacacaaaaaaaacaaaccatgcaGGGACAGGATTATAAAAAAAGATTACAATCCTGACTTTAAGCTGAGAGACCTTGCTGTGAGAAAATGAAGTGtaactgtgaaagaaaagggaacagaaagaaactagaattttgcagctgaaagcaaataatttacTTCTATGATAAGGGTAGGAAAAGCAAGCACCAAGACTTTCAAAAGGTGATCCTTATCTCTCTTCATTTCCCTCTTCATTTCCAAAGTCTCACTTTTCATCTGTTCTTCACATAAGTCTATCAAGTTGAGATCCTGTGGAAGGCAGGGGAAAAATATTAGGCTACACTGGTAATTAAATGCATAAACTAATAGCCTGATTAcatgtaaaaaaaccacactgtaAGAGATTAAAACAAGTGGATTACATTAAATTGCAATGGGGATTAAATATTATTCCTAAAGgcttttaacacatttttcaaagacCTGCTTATGAGCACAAGTGACTGctgaaaagtatttcttttagAGATAATAGACAAAATAACCACATAATTAAGTCATGTGAAGTGCAGTGCTTGTAAGCTGATGATAGTATGTTTCACATACATAAGAGCTGTTTCTgagtcacagatttttttaatattattattattattgttcgGAAGggggggaatttttttccctggtaaACTCTATAAAATCCCAAGATTGGCTTTGCAGTATTATGTTCTGCAATCAACCTGCAGTGGTTTCACTGAGCTATCAAATGGGAAAGATTCTTTGAAACCATTGAGAAAAGGGAAATGCATGCACTTCAGCATTAGGGGAACTGAGACACAGAGTGAAActgtttaatgttttcattataaCAGTACCTAGAAGGCCTCCAGTAGATTAGGTCTCCTGCCAGATGGTGTACAATCACACAGTGAGTATCTCCATCAAAAGCTTATGCTCTAAGGGATTACTCATTACTCAATTTATTCTTCCACCCGGGAACAGAAACTGTATCTCCCTACCCCAGTGCTCCACAGTAATGTTGCCCCCAGAATATGATCTGAGACATGCATCCTCCTTGGGTGAGAGGTACTGGCCtttcaaattaagaaaagaGCAACATTTGAAAGATAACTTGGAGCTGTTAAAGTAGTAAAGAAGAGGAAGGGCATAAAACATCTGGTCCAAGTGTGTCCTTAATCTGTATAATATGCTATTACTTAAAGAACTATAAAAATACCACTGAGGTTGCCACATACTTCACATGTGAGTATTTGCCAAGATGTAGGAAGAAACTTACTTTCTTTGGGTATCTTACCAAATGTGATCCTAATACTGAATCCATGGATTCCCACAATTTGAATGAGACTGTTCATGAAATTCAGAGCAGATACTGATGAACAGAAGAGGATtaggttggggggggggggaagttaTTGTGAGGGGAAACTATTTTTTTGTGGAAGATCAGTGGGTTTAtggaacatttttaaaagtaaacagatttattaaaaacatccccctcccacaaaaaaaaacaaacaaaaaaaccaaaacagaagtATAAACTAACTGACATGTAGGCAGTCTGCAGAAATTACCTGTGAGAGTTGGTACTGTGCACTGTAAGAAAACAATGGCCAACTCAGTGTTACTTAGTGTGTGAAAAGGATGCGACAACCCTGCATGGAAGGCTCTGATGCATTTATACAAGTAGTGTATTAAATTGTGTgagcagtattttttaaaatactgtttggCAGTTCTGCTTGAATATATTTGGTTAATTTGCATATGAAGCCAAATTTGGCTTTGAGTTTATTaaattttccacttctgttaGGCTTCCAAGTTCGTTTAGCAGTGAGTATGTATAAAAGTAGTAACATTGATGTAAACTCTCCGTACTTTGCAATGCTCATTTCTCTAAACTTCATGTGCTCAGAAGCAATAATATCAAATGACTTCAAAGTACAACTGCTCCCAACAATCTGCAATGGCTTGTATTTCAACTCAGTAATCAGCATAGCTCACCAGAcctgttattttatttcaaggtCTGTGCTCCTCTTTTCATGTATTGAGCTACAGTCTCAGCTCAGTGCAAATGAAGAAGGGGGGCAGAAgcccaaagcagagaaaaatttgGAAGCTGGGAGGTCTGTATGCTCATCTTTCCAAACACATCTGTGGACAGACTTTTGGTTAAGAactaatggttttaaactaaaggaAGATTGATTTAGACTAGGGAGGAAGTTTTTTACAGTGGGGGTGATGAAACATAGGAACCTCTTGCTCAAAGAGGTGATAAacaccccatccctggaaacattccaagTAAGGTTGGacctctgagcaacctgatctaattgaaggtgtccctgcccattgcaGATGAGGTTGGACTAGCTGATCTTTAAGAGTCCTTTTCAAGTccagaccattctatgattctacatgGACATAGAGaccatttttaaagtaaaccTAGAAAATACGTTTCCTGTAAGCAGTCAATAATAAGGTTTGAGGGCATGGTTTGCTTCTCTCACACCCACTTACTTGCTTCCCTCCTTCTGCTATATCTTGTCTGAAACCAAGACTGCAGTTTCTTTGGAAAAGGATCTGTCTGCAAATCAAGCAGACTCTGATTTggctgctttaaaataaacagcattaaTTAATAGGTCATTCATTTTGCGTGTTAGTGGTGTTCATTACAGTAAATGTACTTGCCTTCCCTCTCCATTTCAGGCATCAAATGATATCCCTACAAAGTGCTTACTCAAACTGGCAGATCTCTTACATGTGATACAGCCTTCATTGTTGGTATTGGGTTTCAGAAACAAGGTCAAGACTAAAATCAGGACTACTTGACTCACCTTTGGTTTAGTACAGGTGAGTGTAATGTCAATGAAGCTTCAGCTCCAGCCTTAGTCTACTACCAGAAACCTTCCCTTCAAACTGTGAGGAGCTTTTGCCAATATGCAAGTCAGTATAAGGCAGTGCCCACTGCTGAAAGAATGAGTTCACCTTTCCAAGTGCCTTCCATTTCTCATTATTACCACCATACCTTGTCAGTGGTGGAACTATTTGTGTGACTGTACATTGAGCCACATCAGGGACTCACCTAAATTAAAGCTCatcagttttttttctgatctggtTCATGCTTTGGTTCCACAAACTCTTGCATAGGCACAAAAAGAAGTTTCATACAGGGTCAGAAAAATGTGGACAAAGGCAGCAACCAGGCAGGAAGTAGTAATAGTAGTGCTCAATTATGCTTGTTTAAAGGGTACCCGAAACTAGGGCCTGATTCTACTCTGATTATGTCTCCTGGACAAAActccctttgctttctgtatttcttgtgTCTGAGAGAGGCCTGGCAGTATTGGTCCTTGATAGTTGCTTTGGGAAGCATATAGGGTGTTGAATAAATAGAGCGATGTAGGGCTTCCTATACATAGACTTATCTTACATAGTTAATAATGCTGTTaggttttttattaaataatggCTATCTATATCTGCCTCATCTTAGGATGAGAGAAAGATTAGATTTGGCTTGACTTTTGAAGATAGAAGAcaatgatgtaaaaaaaaaacaaaacagaaaatgtgagGTGATGGTTTAAACTTTCACCTCTGTCCTGGTGGTGTTAGAAGGAAGAATTTTCTCATTATGTTGACGTTGattgggttgtggtttttttctgctgctatcTCTCTCTACCATTCTCTTGTAACTGGAAAGGAGATAAAATTTCTGCCCTTCTACCTGTGATTCTGAATCAGCTCTCCTAACCCTTGGCTTTGTgcccaacaaaaccccagagtGAAATTTCCTGTCAAAGCCAAGCATTCTATGGCTCACTTACCTAAGTGAGGATATACAAGTTCAGAAGaggatgggaagggagaagCATCTGATCCAATGCAAACAGTGATTTCCTCTTGTACACTAATGTTTTAATAATGGTTTGATGGAGATTTGTGGAATGTTTGAACTCGATGTGCAGGAGCAAAACCTGAGCCTGTTGCAATTGTGTTTGTAACTGTTTAAATGTCAAACAAATACACCAAATTACATCTCCACAATGTAGGAAAACGTGTGTTCATAGGAAGTCACTGCAGTGACgtttgtgggttttgtgacAAGGGACCCACAAAACCCTTGAGATTACGGTGCCACCTGCAGCATTCTCACCCCAGCCTTGTGGGACGGGGGCCTGCAGCTCAATATGAGATAGTACATCATATCTGACAGGGTACTGACAGGCCTTCAGCAAGCACTGCACAGTGCCCTGCCAGGAGGTCCCTCAGCAGCCTACAGCAAAAGGGCTTCTGTCTTGGTTTTAAAGCTTTTCCTAGCTGAGGATGAGTAGGCAAACTTTGCTTTACAATGTTAAATTCCTGGCTTCTTACACTTGGCACTTCATAAAATACCCAACACCTGTATCAGTAGCATGATGTATGGCTTGTTGCAGCTTATTTCTGTAACgtgcttgctttttatttgcttggtGTGGCTAATGGGAGAACTTACGTAAAGCAATTTTGGGTTTATTGCTTACATCAGTCACTGGAGAAGCTATCAACAGATACTTGCCTCACCCTCCCATCACATCTGCACTGATTAGTATAATACAGTGCAACAATGTGACTCCCCAACCGCTTGTCCCCTCCTTACCCCCCTTAAACTCTACTTCCCTATTTTAATTGCAAAGTGGGGTGAAATTCCTCACTCTGGGCATGTGCCACTGTTTCTAAATGCCACTACCTTATCCCTGCAGTGACTGATCTGAGGAATTCACACTATGTTACTTCTACCTGAGGGAGCCTCTCATGCCTTCAGAAAGTGAGGGGGCACTGCTGTTACGAGATGAACTGGAGAGGTCTGAGATGATACATCTTTCTACCTGCTTTGCCAGAGGGTAAATGACCCCACAAAATAACACAACAAAATCTCAAACCTGatatatgcattttaaaaatcacactcGATTTAGAACATTCTTTTCATCTTAAAAGTTTTATTAGCTCTAAAAATAggttcttaaatatttttcaaggttaactaaaatatgaaaaacaattATATAACCAGTGTTTCAAATAAACCAGTTTGTTATAATTGAGACCCATTCAGTGGAATAACACTTATCATGAATAATAGCATAAAGGGAATTGTACAGCCTCAACAAATCCACAGACAGTATTTCTCTGATTCCTTTCAAACTCACCAGTTGCAGTCTATTATTCTGTTGTTCAACAGAATTCCTACCAGCAAGAACACTGTCAAAGAGCAGAATCTAGTCTTTAGGAGAGAAAGCTGCAAGgattttattagaaataaagAATTGGTCTATTGGTATACTACTTTTTATACTTTCTTATTGTTAAATGAAAACTTTCATAAATAGgcttatataaataataatctCAGAAGCTTTAAAAAGTTCACACTGTCAGTTGGACCTGACAAAACATTCTCTGGTCTCTCACTGCTTAAGATGTTCCTGCAATTATTCTGGAATACAGGAATCATTAGTGTCTCTTATTGAAAGAGCAGATCATATATTTTTGGTAAGAGTTAAGCTGAAGATTTAGCAGTTAATTGAAATGCATGTTACAGCTgttgctgggggtttttttgtgtgtgtgtggtttgtggctttttgggtttttttgttttttccttaattgGAATAACTGAAAAGATTAAGCTGTAGTGCAGGTAGGGCCTGAGTCATCGTTCTATCTCTTGGCCTGACATGAACTATATTAAAAATGGTAGCTCAAGCTGATTCTATACTTTAACTACAGCCAAGCTCAGCCAAATACCAGCtaacattatgaaaaaaaatgaagttgaaaGCTGTGTACATACAGGCACTGCTGATTACTTTCAATGACTGTCAGAAGAACACTGAGATTTCTTAGTATGCCTTTAAACTAAGCATTATCTATGCATAAGAAAAATCATTACCACGAGCAGTTATTgttaatctgtatttttatttacttcagttttggttggttttgttttggggttgtttagttttggtggtttttttaattatttattaccCCTTTTTGTTGCCAGAAAGAACTGCAGTGCCTTCCAAAAGTTGGTGCCCTGATAGCTCCCAGTGTCACTTTCAGTAGTATTGTCACCACCTCTCCTCTGCGGTGTTTAAATGATGAGCAGCTTTAGTCTCAGTGACTTTTTGCCTGTAAAGGAGCCGGCTGTATTTGTAAATGACAGCCAGCATAACCCCCCCATTTAACTTTGCAATGCTGAGAAACTGTTAGTGAGATAACTGATTTACCCTACGGAGCGCGTCCTAGCGTTTTACTCGCAAAGATTAGCCAGAGTGGCCTATGCTAAAGTGGGGATATAGTGGGGAACCCTAGGATTAAAGGCCCATCAAGAAAACCTTCGGAGGGAAGCGGGCGTCAGGATTTAAGGAACGAGCAAACCCAGACGCGAATGAAACACAAACACGCTGTGGGTTTCTCTTCCTTAGATAAAAGCACCGGTGAGCCGGCAGAAGGGCGGCCCGCGGATGACTAGTTAGAACAAGTTCAAACTCAAGagctaaatttaaaatgttccCTTGGTGTGACTGCCTTCTGCACCGGGAGCCTTCCCACCTGCCCGCACAGTCCCGCACCCCCTTCTGCCCCGGCAGCCTCGCTCCGCCCTCCCCGCTCCCACCGAGCTCCGCACCGCCGGCCACCCCGTGCCGAGTCGCCCCGGGGGGCACTGAGCAGAGCCCGTACCCTGGCCGTTGCGAGCCCGGCCAGAGCCCGCCCTCTACCCCTGCCGCTGCGGGAGCGGGCGGGCACTAGACGAGGGATTCGCAGACGGGAACCGAGTCCGAGTCCTGGCTGTGCATAGAGCTCAGCCCCGTGTCCGAGTCCTCGTCGTCGTCGGCGCGGTCCTTGCGCAGCGCCCGCGCCTGCTCCACCCAGCCAGCTGCGGTGCCCCGCGCCGCCGGCGGCCGCTCCCCGCCCCCTGCTCCGCGCGGCTCCGCCGGCGCCTCCGCCACGTCCAGGGTGCCCAGCGTCTCCAGCAGCCGCTGCAGCTCCCGCTCCTTGTCCTCCCATGCCCGCTGCGTGAAGTCCAGGTCGGTTTTGATGGCCTCCAGGTCCGTGCTCAGCTTGAGGCCGATGTAGAGGCTGGTGCTCAGCTGGGTCTTCACCCGTTcatgctccagctgcagctcaccctctccgccgccgccgctcaGCTCCGTGGTGTCGCAGTCCGTGTCGGACAGCCCGGGCACCGCcgccagctccagctcctcccgTCGCCGCTTCATCCAGCGCTCGTTGAGCTCCTCCTGGATCTCGGCGGCCAggtgctccagcagctcctcctgctgcgCCCGCTGCTCCTGCAACTGCAGCACCTCCTCGCACTTCCTGGCGTAGTCCTCCTCGGGACGGCCGGCGGTGGGCTGGGCCGTTCCGCCCGGCTCCGGCTCCCCGCCGCCGGCTCCCACCAAGTAGGTGTCTTGCACGTAGTTGACGCCATGCCGCTTCATGCGGTCCAGGTGGATCTTGGCCTCGTACCTGTCGATCTCCCGGTCCAGCTCGCGCAGCCGCTGGATCTGCTGCCGGATGGTGTGGTCCTGCGAGAGCACCAGGTGCACCAGCGTCTCCATCCTCTCCGCCGCCGAGGCCTCCCGAGCCAGCGGCTGCTGTCGCTTCTTGTTGATCTTGGCCAGCTTGCGGAACGCTTTCCTCACCACCCGCCGCTGCCGCTCCTGCGTGAGCGCCAGGCTGGCGCGGGCCGCCCCCAGGCCGTGGCCGGGGCGCTCCTTGCTGAGCACCACCCGCGCTTCGGCGCTGCGCGGCCCCGCGCTGGGCAGCGAAGCCTCGCTGCGCACTAGCACGAAGCGCACGTTCTCCTGCTCGTCCCCCCACGCCACCCAGAGCCGCAGGATCTTCGTCTTGTTTGGCAGGATCCGCTCGAAGCCGCGCCACTTCTCCACGATGCAGTAGGAGTGAGGCGGCCCCGACAGCATCCCGCCGCCGGGCTCGGGCAGCGCCGGCCGCTGCCGCCGGTGGTGGctgtcctccagcagcaccctcaCCACG encodes:
- the RASSF10 gene encoding ras association domain-containing protein 10, with translation MEPEERKISVWICQEEKLISGLSRRTTCSDVVRVLLEDSHHRRQRPALPEPGGGMLSGPPHSYCIVEKWRGFERILPNKTKILRLWVAWGDEQENVRFVLVRSEASLPSAGPRSAEARVVLSKERPGHGLGAARASLALTQERQRRVVRKAFRKLAKINKKRQQPLAREASAAERMETLVHLVLSQDHTIRQQIQRLRELDREIDRYEAKIHLDRMKRHGVNYVQDTYLVGAGGGEPEPGGTAQPTAGRPEEDYARKCEEVLQLQEQRAQQEELLEHLAAEIQEELNERWMKRRREELELAAVPGLSDTDCDTTELSGGGGEGELQLEHERVKTQLSTSLYIGLKLSTDLEAIKTDLDFTQRAWEDKERELQRLLETLGTLDVAEAPAEPRGAGGGERPPAARGTAAGWVEQARALRKDRADDDEDSDTGLSSMHSQDSDSVPVCESLV